From the Paenibacillus sp. R14(2021) genome, the window ATTCTTTATGCAAAGCTTCGATTTACTTGTCAAAAACAACGGTCTATACTAATACCAAACCGCATGAAAGGAGCTGCCCGCGCATGTAGGAGCTCAGCTGGAACGATTATCCGATTTTACCTTACGTACGCCTCTGCTACCGCTTCACCAGCCCACCGTTCTTTCAAGGCGAGCGCCTCCTATTGGACTATTTGTTTCTATACATGGAGAAGGGCCGCTACGTGCTGACCGTTGAAGGCACGGATTATGAGCTGAACGAAGGCGGCCTTGCGCTCATTCAGCCCGGGCAGCTGTTTACGACCCGAGGCTTCGGCGACTGCGTCGTGCCGAATGCGCATCTGGACTTCTTCTACAATCCGGAGCGGGAGCAAAGCTTCGTAACGACGCCCGGTCAGACCAACTTGGACCCTTACCGCAGCCTGCTCCAGCCGCAGCTGAACGCATTTCCCGGCGTCCGCCTTCCCGTCATTCTGCAGCCCAAGCTGCCGCATGCCTGCAAGGAAACACTGCTGCAGATGATCGAGCATTTTAAACATAACGACATCTACCATGCGCTGACCGTGCAGACGCTGGCTGCCAACCTACTTCTGCTGCTGCTTGACGACGGCGGGAGCGCAGGCTCGTTTGATTTCGAAGGCCAGCAATTCGCCCGCAAAATGAACGCGTTTCTCTCGTACAGCTTGTCCGCGCCGCTCTCGGTGGAGGAGATGGCAAAGCATGCCGGCTATTCGGAATCGCATTTCACCACGTTGTTCGCGCAGCATTTCGGCACGACGCCGCATCAGCATCTGCTTCACCTTCGGCTGCAGAAAGCCAAGGAGCTGCTCACCGCCACGACGCTGAAGCTGGCGCAAATCGCGGATTATTGCGGATTCGCCAATGAATCGCATTTGTCCAAGTCGTTCAAGCAGCGTGTCGGCGTTACGCCCCGCGCGTTCCGTACGGGTACGTACTCGCACTCTCTCGCAGGAGACAGCGACTAGCAAATTTGCGTCTAACGCTTATCCCTTAACCAGGCTGGAGCGGTGATTCCCAATCGCAAGACATTCCCGATTGCTTTTTCCCAAGCTTCGCGCTAAAATATCCAAAACATGGATTTTAGGCAATGATGGACAATAGTACCTGAGAGGTCTTCTAAACAGCGATCCGGGGAGCGTGCAAGCCCGGGAGAGGCATCAGAGAAACGGCAGTCCGGAGCCAAGGAGCATAAGCCAAAAAGCGGACGGTCTGCTGCAGATCGTCAACTAGGGTGGAACCGCGGGTGCGCAAGCTCTCGTCCCTGGACATCGTCATGCGATGTCTGGAGATGGGGGCTTTTTTTGACGGGAGTGACAGTAAACGATGCGAAGGAGCGGCTGATGATGGAGCATGAACTTGAAGGAGAACAGGCGTATGAAGGAGCAGCAAACCTGCCCAAATCGATGGAGGCGGTCGTTTCGCTAGCCAAGCACCGCGGCTTTATTTTCCCGGGGTCGGATATTTACGGCGGGCTCGCAAACACGTGGGATTATGGTCCGCTCGGCGTCGAGCTGAAGAACAACGTCAAGCGCGCATGGTGGAAGAAATTCATTCAACAGTCGCCGTACAACGTCGGCCTCGACGCCGCGATTCTGATGAATCCGCAGGTATGGACCGCATCGGGCCACGTCGGCAATTTCAACGATCC encodes:
- a CDS encoding AraC family transcriptional regulator, with product MDYLFLYMEKGRYVLTVEGTDYELNEGGLALIQPGQLFTTRGFGDCVVPNAHLDFFYNPEREQSFVTTPGQTNLDPYRSLLQPQLNAFPGVRLPVILQPKLPHACKETLLQMIEHFKHNDIYHALTVQTLAANLLLLLLDDGGSAGSFDFEGQQFARKMNAFLSYSLSAPLSVEEMAKHAGYSESHFTTLFAQHFGTTPHQHLLHLRLQKAKELLTATTLKLAQIADYCGFANESHLSKSFKQRVGVTPRAFRTGTYSHSLAGDSD